In Candidatus Binatia bacterium, the DNA window TGTCGGCTTCACCTGGGAGTACGACGTCCACCTCTACTTCAAGCGCGCCAAGTCGAGCGAGGTCTTCCTCGGCGACGCCACCTACCACCGTGAGTTGGTAGCGCAGCGGATTGGCCTCTCTGCTCCCTCTCCCTCCGGCAAAAGGTCGTGGTGAAGGAATGACCAATCCTCTCGACTTCTCCGGCAAGGTCGTCATCGTCACCGGTGGCGGCAGAGGTGTGGGACGCGGCATCACCAGCCGCTTTCTCGAAGCCGGCGCTGACGTCGTGATCTGCGGCCGCAAGGAGCCCGAGACGTCTCCGAGCGCTGGCAGCAAGCCGGCACTGTTCGTCGCCGCCGATGTGCGCGAGATCGAACAGATCGACAAGGTGGTGACCTTCGCCACCGAACGTTTCGGACGCCTCGACGTGTTAGTCAACAACGTCGGCGGCACGCCCACGGCCGATGCCGCGACGGCTTCGCCGCGCTTCTCGGAATCGATCATCCGGCTCAACCTCATTTCGCCGCTCAGCTTTGCGCAGCGTGCCAACGCCGTCATGCAGAAGCAGGCTGACGGCGGCGCCATCATCAACATCGCCAGCGTCAGCGGCATCCGCCCCTCTCCCGGCACTGCGGCATACGGCGCAGCCAAAGCCGGCTTGTTGAACCTCACACAAACCCTGGCAGTGGAGTGGGCCCCCAAGGTGCGGGTCAACGCCGTGACTGCCGGGATGATCCGCACCGAGCAATCTCAGCTCCACTACGGTGACGAAGCCGGCATCGCCGCCGTTGCCGCCACCGTCCCCTTGGGCCGGCTGGGCAAGCCCGAGGACGTCGGCGACCTCTGCCTCTTCCTCGCCTCGCCGCTCGCCAGTTACATCAGCGGCGCGAGCATCCTGCTGCACGGCGGCGGCGAGCGCCCCGCCTATCTGGACGCGGCCAAGAAGCCCGGCGCCTGACAGAGCGGTGCGTCGCACTCACGTCGGCTTCAGCGTCTTGAACCGCCCGGCGAGCCAGTCGTCTACGCCGGAGACGTACCAGCGTGAGAAGCGCCGGTCCGACGGGCCGCCGGCCAGGCAGGTATGGGCGGCCGCTTCACCCAAGTCAGTGACGATGCGATACGAAGGCGCGAAGCTCGTGTCGCGGCCACCCGAACGATAGATCTGGCCTTGATGGATGGTGCTGCGGCCGCCCATGATCGGCACCGGCCCGTGGTCAAACCCGATCCATGCCGGCAGCCGGCCGCCGAGCATCAGGTGCTTCATCAGCAGCTGCCGTTGACTGCCCCATTGCCGCAATGGCCCAACCAACGTCCCGGCGGCGACTCGCCTGAAGACGCCATCGCGACCTTCTTCACCGTACCATGCGCTGTCACCTTGCAGCAGCACGCGATCGCCATTGGCGTAGAAGTCGACCAGAATACCCGTCTCCTCGATGAGGAAGCGCGTCACCTCCGGACCGCACACCGCGCCGAATACCTCGTTAACGAGCGCACGGTAGAACTTCTCAAACAGGTAGGCGCCGGTGGACGCCAAATCATAGCAGCAGTCCCACTGGCGCAGCGCATCACCGTGTGTGCTCTTCGGCAGCAACGGCCGCAGAACGTCCATGAACCGCGCCGCCTGGAGCGAGTAGACGTCCATCTGCATCTGCTGCATGGCCGTGACGCTCCAATCATTGCGGCCGGCGAGGAGGTCGGCGATGCGCTCGGCGCGATAGGCGCCCATCGGCA includes these proteins:
- a CDS encoding SDR family oxidoreductase; translated protein: MTNPLDFSGKVVIVTGGGRGVGRGITSRFLEAGADVVICGRKEPETSPSAGSKPALFVAADVREIEQIDKVVTFATERFGRLDVLVNNVGGTPTADAATASPRFSESIIRLNLISPLSFAQRANAVMQKQADGGAIINIASVSGIRPSPGTAAYGAAKAGLLNLTQTLAVEWAPKVRVNAVTAGMIRTEQSQLHYGDEAGIAAVAATVPLGRLGKPEDVGDLCLFLASPLASYISGASILLHGGGERPAYLDAAKKPGA